In the genome of Ferrovibrio terrae, the window TTCGAACGCAGCACCGGCATCAAAGCGGCCGTGAGCACCAAGAGCACCGGCGAGACCTTCGCACAGATCCGCGCCGAGGCCGAAAACCCGCGCGGCGATGTCTGGTGGGGCGGCCCGAGCGATTCCCACCTTCAGGCCGCCGAGTTGAACCTGCTGGAGGAATACCGCTCGCCGACGTTGGCCAAGCTGCATCCCTGGGCGCAGCGTGCCGCCGAGATTTCGAAATACCGCAGCATTGGCATCTATGCCGGCACGTTGGGATTGGTCTGGAACACCGAGGCACTGGCCAAGCGCAAGCTGCCCGCGCCGCGCTGCTGGGCCGACATGATCAAGCCGGCCTATCGCGACGAAGTGCAGATGTCGAACCCGACCACTTCGGGCACGTCTTACGTGATGCTGGCGACGCTGGTTCAGATCATGGGCGAGGAGCCGGCCTTCGCCTATCTCAAGGCGCTGCATGCCAATATCAACCAGTATCCGCGGTCTGGCGCCGCCCCGATGGCCAATGTGGCGCGTGGCGAGTCTGTCACCGCGATCACCTGGATGTTCGCGGCGGTGGCCGAAGCCCAGCTCGGCGCGCCGGTGACATCGGTCGCGCCCTGCGAAGGCACCGGTTACGAGATCGGTTCGATGTCGATCATCAAGGGCAGCCGCAATCTGGAAGCTGCGAAGAAGTGGTATGAATTCGCCCTGACTCCGGCCGCGCAGGCGACCGGCGTGAAGGCCAAGAGCTTCCAGATCCCGAGCCATGTCGATGCCCCGATCCCGCCCAACACGCCGAAGCTGGAAGAGGTCAAGCTGATCAACTACGACTTCGCCAAATACGGCCAGGCCAGCGAGCGCAAGCGCATCCTGGATCGCTGGGAGAAGGAAATCTCCAGCCTGCCGAAGTGACCACATAAGATTTCATAAAGGAGGAAACCATGTCTGTCCGTCTTCTGCCGGCGCTTGCTGTTGCTGGTATCGCCGCCCTCGTCAGCCCGCCCGTCAAGGCGCAGTCCACCGGCGAACTCACCGTATATTGCAGCGCGCTGATCGACTGGTGCCAGTTGATGAGCAACGAGTTCCAGAAAAAGACCGGCGTCAAGGTGACGATGACGCAGAAGGGTTCGGGCGAGACCTTTGCCCAGATCCGTGCCGAGGCCAGCAATCCGAAAGGCGATGTCTGGTGGGGCGGCACCGGCGATCCGCATCTGCAGATGGCTGAGCTGGGATTAAGCGAGGAATACCGTTCGCCGACTTTGGCCAAACTGCATCCCTGGGCACGCCAACAGGCGGAACAGTCGAAGTATCGTACCGTCGGCATTTACGCTGGCCTGCTCGGCTTCGCCTACAACACTGAGCTGCTGGCCAAGAAGAAAGGCGCTACCGCGCCGCAATGCTGGAAGGACCTGCTGAAGCCGGACTTCAAGGACGAGATCCAGATCTCCAATCCGTCGTCGTCCGGCACGGCCTATACCGCCATCGCCACGCTGGTGCAGCTGATGGGCGAAGACCAGGCCTTTGCCTATCTGAAGCAGCTGCATGGCAGCGTGAACCAGTATACCCGCTCCGGTCCTGCGCCGGCACGCAACACTGCGCGCGGCGAAACCATGATCGGCGTGATGTTCCTGCATGATGCCGTCGCCGAAGCCGTCGAAGGCTTCCCGGTCGCTGTACAGGCGCCCTGCGAAGGCACCGGCTACGAGATCGGCTCGATGTCGATCATCAAGGGCGCGCTCAATCTGGAGAATGCCAAAAAGTGGTATGAATACGCACTGTCGGCCGAAGGCCAGGCACTGGCAGTGCGTGGCAAATCCTATCAGGTGCCATCGAATGTCGACACCCCGCTGCCGCCCAAGGCGCCGCGCCTGGAAGCCACCAAGCTGATCAACTACGACTTCGCCAAATACGGCACCGCCGCCGAACGCAAGCGCCTGATCGAGCGCTGGGAAAAAGACGTCGGCAGCCAGGCCAAGTAAGGGAGTTACATTGATGTCGCAGTCCGGTCCGGCCTCGGTCGAGTTCCGCCAGGTGTCGAAGCGTTATGGCGAGGTCACGGCGGTGAATGCCGTGTCCTTCACCATCGCGCCCGGCACGCTGGTGACCCTGCTGGGGCCGTCGGGCTGCGGCAAGACCACCACCCTGCGTCTCATTGCCGGACTGGAGATGGCGAGCGAAGGCCAGATCCTGATCGGCGGCGAGGATGTCACGCGACTGTCGGCGGCCGAACGCGGCGTCAGTATGGTGTTCCAGTCCTATGCGCTGTTCCCGCATATGAATGTGCTGGAAAACGCTGCTTACGGCCCGACCGTCAGCGGCCTGCCGCGCAAGCAGGCCGAGGCGATGGCGGCCGAGAAACTGGCGCTGATGGGCCTGACGGGTTTCGAGAAGCGCCTGCCGTCGGAGCTGTCGGGCGGCCAGCAGCAGCGTGTGGCGGTGGCACGCGCGCTGGTGCTGGAACCGCGCGTGCTGCTGTTCGACGAACCGCTCAGCAATCTGGATGCCAAGCTGCGCCGCCGCGTGCGCGAGGATATCCGCGAGTTGCAACAGCGACTGAACCTGACCGTGGCCTATGTGACGCATGACCAGGAGGAAGCGCTGGCGGTGTCGGACCGCATCATTGTGATGTCGAATGCCGTGATCGCGCAGGAAGGCACGCCGCGCGATCTCTACGAACAGCCGGCCGATCTCTTCGTGGCCGACTTCATCGGTGATTCCAACATTGTCGATGCGGAAATTCTATCCGTCAGTGGTGACATTGCCGATGTTCGCCTGGGAAATCTGAGACTGGCCCTGCCGCATCGCGGCGTGGCGAAAGGCCCCGCCAAACTGGCCGTCCGCCCCGAAGCCGTGACGGTCACTGCCGCTGGCGGTCAGGACGGCCTGGCCGGAGATATTACCAAAGCCGCCTATCTGGGCAGCCATATGGAATACAGTATCCGCACGGCAGAGGGCACATTCTTCGTGATCGATGAAGATGTGGCCCGGCCGCTTGCCCTCGGCACCCCCGTGACAATTTCCTGCAGGTCCACCGGCGCCACTTTGCTCCTCCCGACCTGATGCCGGACAGCTGCCGCCTTCGTTACTGTCCCCGCACTGCTGGCGTGCTGCATTGGCAGGTCAGGTCAGATCTCCGGCCACAGCCTTGCGGAATACGGCTTCGAGCGCCGCCGCATTGACCGGCATTGGATTGCCGCCGGCCGAGGGATCCTGTTCCGCCATGCGGCCGATTTCGGCAGCCCGGTCTGCCGGGACCTTGATATCGGTCAGGCTGTTCGGAATGCCGAGATCTTTGCGGAATGCCAGAACCCAGTCGAAAACGGCATCGAATGTCTGCTGCGGCAGGTCGAGTACCTGGGCCAGCAGTTTCATGCGATCCGCGATGGCGTTGCGGTTATGCCGCATCAGGTAGGGCAGCAGCACGGCATTGGTCAGGCCATGATGGGTGTCGTAGACCGCGCCGATGGGATGCGCCAGCGCATGCACGCCGCCCAGGCCCTTCTGGAACGCCACGGCGCCCATCGAAGCGGCGGCCAGCATGCGCGAGCGCGCCTCTATATCCCTGCCATCGCGATAGGCGCGCGGCAGATACTGCTTGATCAGGCGCATGCCTTCCAGTGCAATGCCGTCGGCCATCGGATGGAAACCCGGCGCGCAATAGGCCTCGAAGCAATGCACGAAGGCATCGACGCCGGTGGCGGCGGTGATATGCGGCGGCAGGCCGACGGTGAGCTCCGGATCGGCGATCACCAGGGCCGGCAGCATGCGCGGGTGGAAGATGATCTTCTTCTCGTGGCTGGCCTCATTGGTGATCACCGAGGCGCGGCCGACTTCGGAACCGGTGCCCGACGTGGTGGGCACGGCCACCACCGGCGCCATGCCGGCGACGTTGACGCGGTCAGCATTGTCACCGACATCCTCGAAATCCCAGAGCGGCCGGGTCTGTCCCGCCATCAGCGCCACGGCCTTGGCGGCGTCGATGCCGCTGCCGCCGCCAAAGGCTATCACGCCGTCATGGCCGCCGGCCTTGTAGGCGGCAACGCCGGCATCGACATTCTCGCCGGTCGGATTGCCCTTCACCCCGGCAAACAGCCCGGTCGGCAGACCATTGGCGGCATTGCGGTCAAGGCAGGCTTTCACCATCGCAGACTCCGCCAGGCCCTGGTCGGTGATCAGCAGCGGCCTCTTCATGCCGAGCGAGCGGCAGGCCTGCGGAAGTTCTGCAATGCGGCCAGGACCGGACCAGATCGTGGTCGGGTAATTCCATTTGCTGACGAGAACAGGGGCGGGCATGGGATGGACTCCAGAAATTACGTAGCAACACGCAGGTGGAAGGATTTCGGCCGCGTCAGCTGTTCGAAACCGACGCTCGACAACGTGCAGCCGCGTCCGGAATTCTTCACGCCGGTCCAGGCCAGGGCCGGATCGAGATAATCGCAGCGATTCATGAAGACGGTACCGGTTTCGAGTTGCGAGCCCAGTCTGGCGGCCGCGTCGGCATCGCGGGTCCACAATGCCGCCGTCAGGCCATACTCACTGTCATTCATCAACCGGATCGCCTCATCGTCGCCCGACACTTTCATGATACCGATAGCGGGACCGAAGGTTTCCTCGTTCATGATCCGCATGGAGTGATTCACACCGACCAGCACCTGCGGCGCCAGATAGGGCGAACCAGCCTGATCAGCGGCAAAGTCTTGCACCGAGATCAGCGCCTTTGCGCCCTGCTGCACCGCCTCAGCAATCTGGCCGCGCACGAAATCGGCGGCCTGGCCGCGCACCATGGGGCCAAGGTTTGTTTCCGCCGCGGTTGGGTCGCCCAGCTTGTACTGCTTCGTGAGCGTGACGAAACCATCCACAAACCGGTCATACAGCGAGTCATGCACATAGATGCGCTCAATGCCGCAGCAGGACTGACCGGAGTTGAAGAAGGCACCGTCAACCAGATTCTCCACCGCATGGGCCAGATCGGCATCGGCCCGCACATAGGCTGGATCCTTGCCGCCCAGCTCCAGGCCGGCCCCGATGAAGCGGTCGCTCAGCGCATGCTGCACGGCACGACCGCCGGCGACCGAACCGGTGAAGGCAACATAGCCGACTCGCGCATCGCGCATCGCCGCCTCGGTATCCGCATGAGTCATATGCAGGAACTGGAACACGCCCTCGGGCAACCCGGCTGCACGGAAGGCTTCGGCATAACGCTCGGCACAAAGCGGCGTCTGGTGCGAATGCTTCAGCAGCACCGTATTGCCGGCCAGGAGTGCCGGAATCACGGCATTGACAGAGGTGAGATACGGATAATTCCACGGCGCAATGACGAAGACGACGCCATGCGGTTCGCGGCGGATGAAACGGCGGAAGCCGTCCTTCGCCGCCGGCTGCAGATCGGCCAGTGCTTCCGGCGCAATGGCGATCATGTGATTGGCACGCTCGGCGAACCCACGCACCTCACCCGGCGTCTGGCCGATCGGCCGCCCCATCTGCAAGGTCAGTTCCTGCGCGATCTCGGCACTTTTTGCGGTGAAAGCAATCACAGCGCGGCTCAGAATCGCGCGGCGCTCATCCAGCGGCGTGGCGCGCCAGCCGGCACCTGCGGCGGCTGCCTTTGCCAGTGCCGTCTCGATGGCAGATTCATTGGCAAGCGGGCGTTCGACATAGACGCGGCCATCGACCGGACTGATGCACTGAAACGAAGCAGACATGAAGACCAGACCTCAGATGATTTCGAAATAGCGGGCCAGCTGCCAATCGGTGATCGCCTTGCGATACTCGCGCTCTTCCCAGTCGCGCGTGGCAGCGTAATGTTCGACAAAAGCTTCACCGAACAGATTGCGGGCCGGTTTGCTGGCATTCAGTCGGGCCGCCGCTTCCGACAGCGTGCGCGGCAGCTGGTATTTCGCCGGCAGTTCCTTCTCATAGGCATTACCCTGGATCGGCGCGGTCGGCTCGATCTTGTTCTCCACGCCCCACAGGCCGGCCCCGATGGCGGCTGCCATGGCGATATAGGGATTGATGTCGGCAGCAGCGATGCGGAATTCGACGCGCTGCGATTTCGGCGAGCCGGGAATGGCGCGCAGGGCCGTGGTGCGGTTCTCCACGCCCCACGAGGCTTGCGTCGGCGCCCAGAAGCCGGGGATCAGGCGGGTGTAGCTGTTGACCGTGCAGGCGACCATGGCAAGGAATTCCGGTAGCATCGCCTGCTGCCCGCCGATGAAATGACGCATGGTGTCGGAGATCGCATGCGGCTTTTTCGCATCATGGAAGGCCGGCTTGCCGTCCTTCTTCTTGAGCGAGAGGTGGATATGGCCGCTCTGACCCGGCCAGTCATGCGACCATTTCGCCATGAAGGTGGCCATCAGGCCGCGACGTTGCAGCGCCGCCTTGGTGAAGGTTTTGAACAGCGCCGCCTTGTCAGCTGCCGCCAGCGCCTCGTCCACCGTAATGGCGGCTTCCAGCACGCCGGCACCGGTTTCGGTATGCAGGCCTTCCAGCGGAAAATCCATCTTCAGGCCGAGGTCGATCAGTTCGTGATACAGTTCGGCTTCCACGGAGTTGCGCAGCACCGAATAGCCGAAGAAGCCCGGCGTGATCGGCTGCAGTTTGCGGTATCCCTTCTCGCGAATGCTGTTTGGGGTTTCGTTGAAGACGAAGAATTCGAATTCGCAGGCACCAAGTACGGAGTAGCCCATATCGCTGGCGCGCTTCAGCACGCGACGCAGCACGGCGCGCGGACAAACGGTGTCGGCCGGCGGCGAAAACTCGCCGAGGAAGAACAGCGTATCCGGTTCCCAGGGAATCTCACGGCAGGTATCTGGCAGCACGCGGACAGGGGCATCGGGATAGGCGGTATGCCAGCCGGTGTATTTCACGTTGTCGTAAAGCTGGTCGTTCGAGTCCCAACCCAGCACGACGTCGCAGAAGCCGAAGCCGCTATCGAGTGCAGAGAGGAATTTCTCGGCCGAGATGTATTTGCCGCGCAGGATGCCGTCGACATCGAAAGCACCAACCTTGACCCGGTCGATCTTGCGTTCGGTCAGAATTTTGCGAGCATCGGTCGCGGTCCTGACCTGTCTGGGTTTCATCGCCATTCACCAGCCCCCGTTTATCGCCCTGTTCATCCCAGCAGTGTTTCCAGCGCCCAGCGGTGCAACGCGGGCGTGGCAGCCGCCACCACGCGGCCATCCGCCCCCAAGCCGAGCGACTGACCGTTCCAGTCAGTAACGACGCCGCCAGCACCTTCGATCACCGGCACCAGCGGCAGGTAATCGTAAGGTTGCAGCCCGACCTCGACTACCAGATCGATATGACCGGCTGCCAGCAGGGCATAAGCGTAGCAGTCGCCGCCGAACCGCCGCAGGCCGATCTGCCCGCTCAACCGCTCGAAAGCCGCAAGATCCGTGCCAGTGAACATGTCCGGCGAAGTGGCATACAGCGTGGCCTTGGCCGGATCGCTGCAGTCGCTGGCGCGGCAGGGTTGGCCGTTCAGGCTGGTGCTCTGCCCAGCCTGACCGACCCATAACTCGTCGAGTATCGGCATGTCGATCAGACCGAGTTGCGGCCGACCATCGTCCAGCAAGGCAATCAGCGTACCGAACAACGGCATGCCGGTGACGAAACTCTTTGTGCCGTCAATTGGATCGATCACCCAGGTGAACCGCGCGCCGAGACGCTCCGCACCCTGTTCTTCGCCGAAAATGGCGTGTTCGGGATGTCGGGCGGTCAGGATCGCGCGCAGCTCGGCTTCGATACCCCGATCAGCGACAGTCACCGGACTCGCATCGGCCTTGCGCTCCACCGCAAGTCGCTGACGGAAATAGCGTCGCGCGATCGGCCGGGCCACCGCCACCAGATCTCGCGCCGTGGCCAGGTGGATTTGGGAATTGTTGCGGGCCGATGCTGAAGCGACAGGCGACTGTTGCATTTTTGGGCATTTGTGGATTTCTGTGTAATTTTTTATAGACGGCTTTACGGGGGTCTGCAACAATTCCGCATGGTCGCCCGGATACAGGGTCCGGATGCCGGCCGACAGACGGGGGATACTCAATGCTCGAGCGTTTCAAATCCATGCTGCTCGCTGGCGCCGCCAGCATGCTGATGTTCACCGCCGGCGCCGCACAGGCTGGCACCATCACGGTCTACACCGCGCTGGAAGAAGACGAGATCGCCGATTACGTGGCGCTGGCCAAAAAGGAAATTCCCGATGTGACGGTGAATGTGCTGCGCCTGTCCACCGGCGACCTTGGCGCGCGCATCATGGCCGAAGCCGGCAACCCGCAGCATGACGTGATCTGGGGCTGGGCCGTCACCAACATGATGGATCCGCGGATTCTGGCCCTGGTCGAGCCCTACAAGGTCAAGGGCAGCGACAAGCTGGGTGCCGCCTATCAGGCAGCCGACGGCAAGTGGTTTGCCGCCACCGGCTATATCGGCGCCTTCTGCGTCAACACCGAGCGGTTGAAGCAAAAGAACCTGCCGATGCCGAAGAGCTGGAACGACCTGCTGAATCCCGCCTTCAAGGGCGAGATAGCGATGCCGAACCCCGTCTCCTCGGGCACCGGCTATCTGCAGATCGTCTCGATCCTGCAGAAGATGGGCGAGGAAAAGGGCTGGGCTTTCCTCAAGCAGCTCGACGCCAACGTGAATCAGTATATCAAGTCCGGCTCGCGCCCGTGCCGCTCTGCCCGTGCGGGTGAATTCACGGTCGGCACATCGCTGGCCTTCGCCGCGATCAAGTCGATTGAGGAAGGCTTCCCGCTCGCCATGGTGCTGCCCAGCGAAGGCGCCGGCTACGAACTTGAGGCCTCGGCACTGATGGTTGCCTCGAAGAACAAGGCCGATGCGAAGAAATTCCTCGACTGGACCATGTCGCCGGGCGCCTCCGGTCTCTATGCCAAGTACAAGGAACTGGTCACGCTGCCGGGCTACAAGCCTGCCAAGGCCGCGCGCGATGCCGGCATGCCTGATGATCCGGGCAGCATCCTGTACAAGATGGATTTCGCCGCCTCAGCCGTGCAGCGGGAAGCGATCCTGGCGCGCTGGACCAAGGAAATCGGCCGCTGAGCCTGCTACACTGACGGGCGGCTGGAACCCGGCCGCCCGTTCTCGTTTCTGCTGTATCAGGATGTTGCATGCATCTCGCGATTGAGCAGGTCGCCAAGAGTTTCGGTCCCGTTGTTGCCCTGGATAATGTTTCGCTCGGCGTCGGCGCCGGCGAATTCGTCTGCCTGCTTGGCCCGTCAGGTTGCGGCAAGACCACACTGCTGCGCATCATCGCTGGAC includes:
- a CDS encoding ABC transporter substrate-binding protein — translated: MKLVRKSLIAVIALLAFGQSAPAHAQAQVTVYCSLLAEWCEIMRAEFERSTGIKAAVSTKSTGETFAQIRAEAENPRGDVWWGGPSDSHLQAAELNLLEEYRSPTLAKLHPWAQRAAEISKYRSIGIYAGTLGLVWNTEALAKRKLPAPRCWADMIKPAYRDEVQMSNPTTSGTSYVMLATLVQIMGEEPAFAYLKALHANINQYPRSGAAPMANVARGESVTAITWMFAAVAEAQLGAPVTSVAPCEGTGYEIGSMSIIKGSRNLEAAKKWYEFALTPAAQATGVKAKSFQIPSHVDAPIPPNTPKLEEVKLINYDFAKYGQASERKRILDRWEKEISSLPK
- a CDS encoding ABC transporter substrate-binding protein, translated to MSVRLLPALAVAGIAALVSPPVKAQSTGELTVYCSALIDWCQLMSNEFQKKTGVKVTMTQKGSGETFAQIRAEASNPKGDVWWGGTGDPHLQMAELGLSEEYRSPTLAKLHPWARQQAEQSKYRTVGIYAGLLGFAYNTELLAKKKGATAPQCWKDLLKPDFKDEIQISNPSSSGTAYTAIATLVQLMGEDQAFAYLKQLHGSVNQYTRSGPAPARNTARGETMIGVMFLHDAVAEAVEGFPVAVQAPCEGTGYEIGSMSIIKGALNLENAKKWYEYALSAEGQALAVRGKSYQVPSNVDTPLPPKAPRLEATKLINYDFAKYGTAAERKRLIERWEKDVGSQAK
- a CDS encoding ABC transporter ATP-binding protein translates to MSQSGPASVEFRQVSKRYGEVTAVNAVSFTIAPGTLVTLLGPSGCGKTTTLRLIAGLEMASEGQILIGGEDVTRLSAAERGVSMVFQSYALFPHMNVLENAAYGPTVSGLPRKQAEAMAAEKLALMGLTGFEKRLPSELSGGQQQRVAVARALVLEPRVLLFDEPLSNLDAKLRRRVREDIRELQQRLNLTVAYVTHDQEEALAVSDRIIVMSNAVIAQEGTPRDLYEQPADLFVADFIGDSNIVDAEILSVSGDIADVRLGNLRLALPHRGVAKGPAKLAVRPEAVTVTAAGGQDGLAGDITKAAYLGSHMEYSIRTAEGTFFVIDEDVARPLALGTPVTISCRSTGATLLLPT
- a CDS encoding iron-containing alcohol dehydrogenase — encoded protein: MPAPVLVSKWNYPTTIWSGPGRIAELPQACRSLGMKRPLLITDQGLAESAMVKACLDRNAANGLPTGLFAGVKGNPTGENVDAGVAAYKAGGHDGVIAFGGGSGIDAAKAVALMAGQTRPLWDFEDVGDNADRVNVAGMAPVVAVPTTSGTGSEVGRASVITNEASHEKKIIFHPRMLPALVIADPELTVGLPPHITAATGVDAFVHCFEAYCAPGFHPMADGIALEGMRLIKQYLPRAYRDGRDIEARSRMLAAASMGAVAFQKGLGGVHALAHPIGAVYDTHHGLTNAVLLPYLMRHNRNAIADRMKLLAQVLDLPQQTFDAVFDWVLAFRKDLGIPNSLTDIKVPADRAAEIGRMAEQDPSAGGNPMPVNAAALEAVFRKAVAGDLT
- a CDS encoding aldehyde dehydrogenase family protein → MSASFQCISPVDGRVYVERPLANESAIETALAKAAAAGAGWRATPLDERRAILSRAVIAFTAKSAEIAQELTLQMGRPIGQTPGEVRGFAERANHMIAIAPEALADLQPAAKDGFRRFIRREPHGVVFVIAPWNYPYLTSVNAVIPALLAGNTVLLKHSHQTPLCAERYAEAFRAAGLPEGVFQFLHMTHADTEAAMRDARVGYVAFTGSVAGGRAVQHALSDRFIGAGLELGGKDPAYVRADADLAHAVENLVDGAFFNSGQSCCGIERIYVHDSLYDRFVDGFVTLTKQYKLGDPTAAETNLGPMVRGQAADFVRGQIAEAVQQGAKALISVQDFAADQAGSPYLAPQVLVGVNHSMRIMNEETFGPAIGIMKVSGDDEAIRLMNDSEYGLTAALWTRDADAAARLGSQLETGTVFMNRCDYLDPALAWTGVKNSGRGCTLSSVGFEQLTRPKSFHLRVAT
- a CDS encoding glutamine synthetase family protein → MKPRQVRTATDARKILTERKIDRVKVGAFDVDGILRGKYISAEKFLSALDSGFGFCDVVLGWDSNDQLYDNVKYTGWHTAYPDAPVRVLPDTCREIPWEPDTLFFLGEFSPPADTVCPRAVLRRVLKRASDMGYSVLGACEFEFFVFNETPNSIREKGYRKLQPITPGFFGYSVLRNSVEAELYHELIDLGLKMDFPLEGLHTETGAGVLEAAITVDEALAAADKAALFKTFTKAALQRRGLMATFMAKWSHDWPGQSGHIHLSLKKKDGKPAFHDAKKPHAISDTMRHFIGGQQAMLPEFLAMVACTVNSYTRLIPGFWAPTQASWGVENRTTALRAIPGSPKSQRVEFRIAAADINPYIAMAAAIGAGLWGVENKIEPTAPIQGNAYEKELPAKYQLPRTLSEAAARLNASKPARNLFGEAFVEHYAATRDWEEREYRKAITDWQLARYFEII
- the hisN gene encoding histidinol-phosphatase — encoded protein: MQQSPVASASARNNSQIHLATARDLVAVARPIARRYFRQRLAVERKADASPVTVADRGIEAELRAILTARHPEHAIFGEEQGAERLGARFTWVIDPIDGTKSFVTGMPLFGTLIALLDDGRPQLGLIDMPILDELWVGQAGQSTSLNGQPCRASDCSDPAKATLYATSPDMFTGTDLAAFERLSGQIGLRRFGGDCYAYALLAAGHIDLVVEVGLQPYDYLPLVPVIEGAGGVVTDWNGQSLGLGADGRVVAAATPALHRWALETLLG
- a CDS encoding ABC transporter substrate-binding protein, which produces MLERFKSMLLAGAASMLMFTAGAAQAGTITVYTALEEDEIADYVALAKKEIPDVTVNVLRLSTGDLGARIMAEAGNPQHDVIWGWAVTNMMDPRILALVEPYKVKGSDKLGAAYQAADGKWFAATGYIGAFCVNTERLKQKNLPMPKSWNDLLNPAFKGEIAMPNPVSSGTGYLQIVSILQKMGEEKGWAFLKQLDANVNQYIKSGSRPCRSARAGEFTVGTSLAFAAIKSIEEGFPLAMVLPSEGAGYELEASALMVASKNKADAKKFLDWTMSPGASGLYAKYKELVTLPGYKPAKAARDAGMPDDPGSILYKMDFAASAVQREAILARWTKEIGR